The following are encoded in a window of Candidatus Nitrosotenuis cloacae genomic DNA:
- a CDS encoding gas vesicle protein K, protein MGKGARDAAAKRVEAEMNSAKTQLAVPGKIEVDGEKLQKGLAKLVLTVVDLLRQILEKQAQRRIAQGTLTEQEVERLGMSFMQIKQRLDEVAGKFDIKPEELNLGIGQLLDSKDMQRQASLADLVDKILDRGTVIGGEITISVADVDLIVLNIIAMLSSVRPIQAPKEPRRNHR, encoded by the coding sequence ATGGGAAAAGGAGCGCGAGACGCAGCAGCTAAAAGAGTTGAGGCGGAAATGAATTCGGCAAAAACACAACTGGCGGTTCCAGGCAAAATAGAGGTGGACGGAGAAAAGCTCCAAAAAGGACTAGCAAAGCTCGTGCTCACGGTAGTTGACCTGCTAAGACAGATTCTCGAGAAGCAGGCACAAAGGCGGATTGCACAGGGAACGCTAACAGAGCAAGAGGTTGAGAGGTTGGGCATGTCGTTTATGCAGATAAAGCAGAGATTGGATGAGGTCGCAGGCAAGTTTGACATCAAGCCCGAGGAGCTGAACTTGGGCATCGGTCAACTCTTGGACTCAAAAGACATGCAAAGGCAGGCATCTTTGGCCGACCTAGTAGACAAGATTCTCGATAGGGGAACCGTCATAGGCGGAGAAATAACAATCTCGGTTGCCGACGTGGATCTTATCGTCCTAAACATCATTGCAATGCTCTCGTCGGTAAGGCCGATCCAGGCACCAAAGGAGCCGAGGAGGAATCACAGATGA
- a CDS encoding gas vesicle protein has protein sequence MSLKQLTKKELTVIDLLDRILDKGVVINGDITISVVGVDLLSLKINLVIASLETAKRYGLKLPWEKWEKERETQQLKELRRK, from the coding sequence TTGTCACTTAAGCAGCTTACTAAGAAGGAGCTTACAGTAATTGATCTTCTCGACAGAATATTGGACAAGGGCGTCGTAATAAACGGAGACATCACCATATCGGTTGTCGGTGTAGACCTGCTTTCCCTGAAGATCAACCTAGTAATTGCATCACTAGAGACTGCAAAGCGGTACGGGCTCAAGCTTCCATGGGAGAAATGGGAAAAGGAGCGCGAGACGCAGCAGCTAAAAGAGTTGAGGCGGAAATGA
- the gvpJ gene encoding gas vesicle protein GvpJ produces the protein MSQQAYRPMLNIYDLVDRVLDKGLVIDANVSVSLVGIEILVIRARIVVSGVDTFLRYASALGLAAPPGIQSAK, from the coding sequence ATGTCCCAACAAGCCTATAGACCAATGCTTAACATATACGATCTAGTAGATCGTGTGCTTGACAAGGGGCTAGTAATTGATGCAAACGTTTCAGTTTCACTAGTTGGAATAGAGATACTCGTGATACGAGCAAGGATTGTCGTATCCGGAGTAGATACATTCCTGCGTTATGCATCAGCACTAGGATTAGCAGCCCCACCAGGAATACAATCTGCGAAATAA
- a CDS encoding spherulation-specific family 4 protein — protein sequence MKKAVGYSGIVVFAVILILFFLSYAKWFNTEFHQPAAKKEELDWQDVPNHQQVALQETLHADVAWENRAVPAVNQPSDNMHVIVVPYFEPSSSDWGLLYAEADRNPGVIKYAIINPCSGPCGKSLPVEWQQIILELRKRGILTLGYIFDTSQSVENIDYYMKAQVPTDGIFFDNEGSSNTVGRFAPYSEYVRNLGGIVYINPGFNYSHMSGYLQDGVVDVVNIYEFESSKSHYMDIDKNIHPRQVSAILGNVYSVSDMVRMVHEASAAGIGTVYVYSDSYHGLPVFFSELVREAAVTKIRLSHLAT from the coding sequence ATGAAAAAAGCAGTGGGCTATTCTGGCATCGTGGTTTTTGCGGTAATTCTGATTCTGTTTTTTTTGTCATATGCAAAGTGGTTCAATACCGAGTTCCACCAACCTGCTGCCAAAAAGGAGGAACTTGACTGGCAGGATGTCCCAAATCATCAACAGGTTGCTCTGCAGGAGACGCTGCACGCCGATGTGGCGTGGGAAAACCGGGCCGTGCCTGCAGTCAACCAGCCAAGCGACAACATGCACGTAATAGTGGTGCCTTATTTTGAGCCGTCCAGCAGCGACTGGGGACTCCTTTACGCCGAGGCTGACAGGAATCCGGGCGTGATTAAATATGCGATTATAAACCCATGCAGTGGCCCGTGCGGCAAGTCTCTTCCAGTAGAATGGCAACAGATAATCCTGGAGCTAAGGAAACGTGGAATCCTGACACTTGGATACATCTTTGATACCTCGCAGAGCGTTGAAAACATTGATTATTACATGAAGGCGCAGGTTCCAACGGACGGAATATTTTTTGATAATGAGGGCAGCTCCAATACTGTCGGCAGGTTTGCACCGTATTCAGAATACGTCCGCAACCTTGGAGGGATCGTGTACATCAATCCTGGCTTTAACTACTCGCATATGAGTGGATATCTGCAAGACGGAGTCGTGGACGTAGTCAACATCTACGAATTTGAGTCGTCCAAATCCCACTATATGGACATAGACAAAAACATCCATCCCCGACAAGTCAGCGCAATACTTGGAAACGTCTACAGTGTCTCTGATATGGTGCGAATGGTTCATGAAGCATCCGCGGCAGGAATTGGGACTGTCTACGTGTATTCTGACTCTTATCACGGACTGCCTGTATTTTTTTCAGAGCTGGTAAGAGAAGCAGCAGTAACTAAAATACGGTTGAGTCATCTGGCTACATAA
- a CDS encoding response regulator, with the protein MKKRIFVVDDEPDITTSIKNGLTKNGFEVSTHNDPTSALESYNTGMYDLLLLDIRMPKMNGFELYREIKKKGSDSAKVCFFTAFEVYYEEFKKVFPNVEVKCFIRKPVTIKELISHINAELSEP; encoded by the coding sequence ATGAAAAAAAGAATCTTTGTAGTCGATGATGAGCCAGACATAACCACATCAATAAAAAACGGCCTTACAAAAAACGGATTTGAGGTTTCCACGCACAATGATCCGACATCCGCATTAGAAAGTTACAACACGGGAATGTATGATCTGTTGCTTCTGGACATACGAATGCCAAAGATGAACGGATTTGAGCTATACAGGGAGATCAAAAAGAAGGGTAGTGATTCCGCAAAGGTGTGCTTTTTCACGGCATTTGAAGTGTATTATGAGGAATTCAAAAAGGTCTTCCCAAACGTTGAAGTAAAGTGCTTTATTAGAAAACCAGTTACAATCAAAGAGTTAATTTCGCACATCAATGCGGAGCTCAGCGAACCGTGA
- a CDS encoding sensor histidine kinase encodes MAATKDLVVEKRDDATESATHRKQVEFINIAAHEMKAPLQTILTSSELLKRDPSSGQKYAPVIIRNAKRLQAVAKNLLDLSRIENQSVRLSREIFNLTEVITDTIDDVIPSFAKSYQNLRIIKPDRNVFVYADKDRISQVISNLLTNAIKFTTSGTISITIEKKSRQKQAIVTVKDDGLGINPTIMQSLFSKFVSTSPQGLGLGLYITKNIIEAHGGHITAHNNRDGNGASFIFTLPL; translated from the coding sequence TTGGCAGCTACGAAAGATCTGGTAGTAGAAAAGCGCGATGATGCTACAGAGTCAGCAACTCATAGAAAACAGGTCGAATTCATAAACATTGCAGCCCACGAGATGAAGGCACCCCTGCAGACAATACTTACATCCTCCGAATTGTTAAAACGAGATCCCTCAAGCGGGCAGAAATATGCCCCGGTGATAATCAGGAACGCAAAGAGACTTCAGGCTGTCGCAAAAAACCTCTTGGATCTGTCGCGCATAGAAAACCAGTCAGTCAGACTAAGCAGGGAGATCTTCAATCTGACAGAGGTCATCACAGACACCATAGATGACGTGATCCCAAGTTTTGCCAAAAGCTACCAAAACCTGCGCATCATAAAGCCGGATAGGAACGTCTTCGTGTATGCAGACAAGGATCGTATCTCCCAGGTGATCAGCAACCTGCTCACAAATGCAATAAAGTTCACCACTAGCGGCACCATATCAATAACCATCGAAAAAAAGAGCCGGCAAAAGCAGGCAATAGTGACAGTCAAGGACGATGGTCTTGGAATAAACCCCACCATCATGCAGTCATTGTTCTCAAAATTTGTCTCCACATCACCACAAGGATTGGGACTTGGCCTATACATTACTAAAAACATCATCGAGGCCCACGGCGGGCACATTACTGCTCACAACAACCGTGACGGTAATGGGGCCTCGTTCATATTCACGTTGCCGTTATGA